A window of the Artemia franciscana chromosome 21, ASM3288406v1, whole genome shotgun sequence genome harbors these coding sequences:
- the LOC136041108 gene encoding tRNA (adenine(58)-N(1))-methyltransferase catalytic subunit TRMT61A-like yields the protein MSFKNFKDKIEENDTVMLYLSPQSIHVIKVMPKIVTRKGNEVENIFQTVYGALKVMDLVGMSYGAKVNLTKGYGYILQPTPELWTVTLPHRTQVLYTPDISMVLLQLDIRPGCIVVESGTGSGSLSHALIRAIAPDGKLHTYEFHEQRAKIASEEFKEHGFEDLVVVHNQNVCEAGFGLENVADSVFLDLPSPWLAINHALTSLKSNGRICSFSPCMEQVQKTCIELEKLRFLEITIIECLEREFQVKNISVADSELFSFDNDSVNNSLKSFRGFTTPLKMPGHTGYLTFATAPMKSSLSQEIEVVNGS from the coding sequence ATGAGTTTTAAGAACTTCAAAGACAAGATTGAAGAAAATGATACTGTGATGCTGTATTTAAGTCCACAATCAATACATGTTATTAAAGTTATGCCAAAAATTGTTACCAGAAAAGGGAATGAAGttgaaaacatatttcaaacagtttatggtgCTCTTAAAGTGATGGACTTAGTTGGCATGAGCTATGGGGCTAAAGTAAATCTTACCAAGGGGTATGGATATATTCTTCAGCCAACACCTGAGTTATGGACTGTTACTTTACCCCACCGAACCCAAGTTTTGTATACTCCAGATATAAGCATGGTACTGCTTCAGCTAGACATTAGACCGGGATGTATTGTTGTTGAGTCTGGCACAGGGAGTGGCTCGTTGTCTCATGCATTGATCAGAGCCATTGCTCCTGATGGAAAGTTGCATACCTATGAATTTCATGAACAGAGAGCAAAGATTGCATCTGAAGAGTTTAAAGAGCATGGGTTTGAAGATTTAGTTGTTGTACATAACCAGAATGTTTGTGAAGCTGGTTTTGGGCTTGAAAATGTTGCAGATTCAGTTTTTCTTGACCTACCTTCTCCATGGCTAGCAATTAATCATGCATTAACCTCTTTAAAAAGTAATGGGAGGATTTGTTCCTTTTCACCATGCATGGAACAAGTTCAAAAAACGTGTATTGAGTTGGAAAAGCTTCGATTTTTAGAAATAACGATTATAGAGTGTCTTGAAAGAGAATTTCAAGTCAAAAATATAAGTGTAGCTGActccgaattattttcttttgataatgACAGTGTcaataattctttaaaaagttttagaggttttacaaCCCCTCTGAAGATGCCTGGACATACTGGGTATTTGACATTTGCTACTGCTCCAATGAAGTCCTCTTTATCTCAAGAAATAGAGGTAGTTAATGGGTCCTAA